The Corythoichthys intestinalis isolate RoL2023-P3 chromosome 1, ASM3026506v1, whole genome shotgun sequence genome has a segment encoding these proteins:
- the nfat5b gene encoding nuclear factor of activated T-cells 5 isoform X2 has product MTMDGLRSAFSTSSSSTKHCGSSASDHAHYGNDEPEDNRSCRAVPKGFGAEGGNGKSNGSSHCLATKEGGGGIGVTLLEDQQHQHMMPPKRRTELNISPPPQDLLSDSHMSCQAETPLDSEHSNSIWMEDSVSNFSIMSTSSYNDNTEVPRKSRKRTPRQRPGRKSLLAKEASMDVFDADSAKGPHFVLSQLSTDNKTGQKGSPKENAQTPHQKGVLTMQYPSKSEQKELKILVQPEPQHRARYLTEGSRGSVKDRNQQGFPTIKLEGVNEPVILQVFVGNDAERVRPHGFYQACRVTGRNTTACKEVDIEGTTVIEIPLEPSTNMTLPVDCVGILKLRNADVEARIGVPGSKKKSTRARLVFRVNIPRPDGSVLTLQTLSSSILCTQPAGLPEILKKSLHSCSVRGGDELFIIGKNFLKDAKVVFQENVSDETSWKAEAEIDMELFHQNHLIVKVPPYQNQSITSDVCVGIYVVTIAGRSHDVQPFTYNPVSANTEVFVKKETSSPVKTCPFDDQIRMPPLLPQVKKEDVTPMEVTNNLQNSGMFKTLDICPAQHNTDMAHLNTNSEFSNTMLQASGEPDKSQAPVFTNTETLTAIQPRTHLGEERQVGTTESLARPCVDPTPQQQQSSMFPSDEVAQLEEAVRQLKSEAFRSSLQTDSMTNQPQHMQQQQIQNQQIQQQQQQIHQQQQQQLQQQQQQHALENLKQQIFQSQIQMQCVNVEQQGSSQGAVPNQGSLFQQAQQQQQQQQPTLFQQTSELLSIQTNFLQQTSSLPSPPAFHNPSPLAEAHDPLFQSQKTSHTPKQLQAALFQNPITVLHSPDQQPSTQSLFLRQTSLSAQLTTSNSQQQQLAFLNTLQTPSPEQPSVFQAQTQLSPIQQGAPMEQQQSSQSQPLSQTSQPQSLFQNMSQHPTGNTLSSGQQQPSGLLFCNNPLPTTDQTSNVLFSNQGPMPPLTSSSLVSPESQNPSLLFSQASMVTVNQQARSEPMALGNTNDAHQQVLFQNQQPMQLGNPTNNGQGLFMPPPNMASMQGGLSQDLAQSAMFAAPNSVANLQTTTSSPVQQPGTLFQSAVASGLSQPSQPEPPDLFIFGIQNECGQLMNGPGNTLSDQIIAISQSGQNQRESEARNQSLLSQSLLQSVTVQNSLNASRNMEKIDDLLVSCLQEPGSSMSRSY; this is encoded by the exons GCGCACCGAATTGAACATCTCTCCGCCTCCGCAAGACCTACTCAGTGATAGTCACATGTCTTGTCAGGCAGAAACACCGTTAGACTCGGAGCACAGCAACAGCATTTGGATGGAGGACTCAGTCTCCAACTTCAGTATTATGAGCACAAGCTCTTACAACGACAACACAGAGGTGCCGCGAAAGTCGCGCAAACGCACCCCGCGACAAAGGCCAGGGCGTAAGTCTTTACTGGCCAAAGAAGCCAGCATGGATGTTTTTGATGCGGACAGCGCCAAAGGACCACACTTTGTCCTTTCCCAGCTCAGCACGGACAACAAGACTGGACAAAAAGGAAG TCCCAAAGAAAATGCTCAAACGCCTCATCAAAAAGGAGTTCTAACAATGCAATACCCATCTAAGAGTGAACAGAAAGAGCTGAAGATCCTTGTTCAGCCTGAGCCTCAACACCGGGCTCGTTACCTGACAGAGGGCAGCAGAGGGTCTGTCAAAGACCGCAATCAGCAGGGCTTCCCGACAATAAAG CTGGAGGGTGTGAACGAGCCGGTTATTCTGCAAGTGTTTGTCGGAAATGATGCAGAGCGCGTGAGGCCACACGGATTTTACCAAGCTTGCAGAGTGACCGGCCGTAACACTACAGCCTGCAAAGAGGTTGACATTGAGGGCACGACTGTCATTGAAATCCCCTTGGAGCCAAGCACCAACATGACCTTACC TGTGGACTGCGTTGGAATCTTGAAGCTCCGAAATGCTGATGTGGAGGCTCGCATCGGGGTGCCGGGGTCAAAAAAGAAGAGCACGCGGGCGAGACTTGTGTTTCGGGTCAACATCCCTCGCCCAGACGGTTCAGTGCTCACGCTTCAAACGCTTTCGTCTTCCATCCTATGCA CACAACCAGCAGGGTTGCCTGAGATTCTGAAAAAATCATTGCACAGCTGCTCAGTGAGAGGTGGAGATGAACTCTTCATCATTGGAAAGAATTTTCTCAAAGATGCGAAAGTTGTATTTCAAGAGAATGTTTCtg atgAGACATCTTGGAAGGCAGAGGCTGAAATTGACATGGAATTGTTTCACCAG AATCATTTGATAGTGAAGGTTCCGCCTTACCAGAACCAAAGCATCACCTCTGATGTTTGTGTCGGTATTTATGTGGTCACCATTGCTGGCAGATCCCATGATGTTCAACCATTTACTTACAACCCAGTTTCAG CAAACACTGAGGTTTTTGTGAAGAAAGAGACATCCTCTCCAGTGAAGACGTGTCCTTTTGATGACCAAA ttcggatgcctcctttgTTGCCTCAAGTGAAGAAAGAAGATGTCACTCCGATGGAGGTCACCAACAACCTCCAAAACTCTGGGATGTTCAAG ACACTGGACATCTGTCCAGCCCAGCATAACACAGACATGGCTCATCTGAATACCAACAGTGAATTTTCCAACACGATGCTGCAGGCCTCAGGCGAACCCGATAAGAGCCAGGCCCCAGTTTTTACCAACACGGAAACCTTAACTGCTATCCAGCCAAGAACACATCTTGGGGAAGAAAGGCAAGTCGGCACCACTGAGTCGTTGGCAAGGCCATGTGTTGATCCTACACCTCAACAGCAGCAGTCGTCTATGTTCCCTTCAGACGAAGTGGCCCAGTTGGAAGAAGCGGTTAGGCAACTTAAATCCGAAGCGTTCAGGAGTTCACTTCAGACAGATTCAATGACCAACCAGCCGCAGCACATGCAGCAACAGCAGATCCAAAACCAACAAATTCAACAGCAACAGCAGCAAATTCAtcaacaacagcagcagcaacttcagcagcagcaacagcagcaTGCCCTGGAGAATCTAAAACAGCAGATATTTCAATCACAAATTCAAATGCAGTGTGTCAATGTGGAGCAACAGGGTTCCTCACAAGGTGCTGTACCAAACCAGGGATCACTCTTCCAACAGGCTcagcagcaacagcagcagcaacaaCCAACTCTCTTTCAGCAAACAAGTGAGCTGCTATCTATTCAGACCAACTTTCTCCAGCAGACATCCTCACTCCCCTCACCGCCAGCGTTCCACAATCCCAGCCCTTTGGCTGAAGCGCACGATCCCCTGTTTCAAAGCCAAAAAACATCACACActccaaagcagctgcaggccgCGCTCTTCCAAAACCCTATAACAGTTCTACATTCTCCGGACCAGCAACCTTCGACACAGAGTCTTTTTCTTCGTCAGACGTCACTTTCAGCTCAACTCACAACCAGTAATAGCCAACAGCAGCAATTGGCTTTCCTCAACACTCTTCAAACTCCTTCCCCCGAACAACCATCTGTATTTCAGGCTCAAACTCAGCTCTCTCCAATTCAGCAAGGTGCACCAATGGAGCAACAGCAGTCCTCACAGTCTCAACCGCTTTCTCAAACAAGTCAGCCGCAGTCTTTGTTTCAGAACATGTCTCAGCATCCAACTGGAAACACACTATCTTCAGGTCAACAACAACCATCTGGATTACTATTCTGTAACAACCCCTTGCCCACCACAGACCAGACATCCAATGTCCTCTTCAGCAATCAGGGGCCGATGCCTCCTTTGACCAGCAGCAGTCTTGTTTCCCCAGAGTCCCAGAACCCTTCTCTACTTTTCTCTCAGGCTAGCATGGTTACTGTAAACCAACAGGCCCGCTCTGAGCCCATGGCCTTAGGTAACACCAATGATGCACATCAACAAGTGCTGTTTCAAAATCAGCAGCCGATGCAACTTGGAAACCCCACAAACAATGGGCAAGGGCTCTTCATGCCTCCGCCCAACATGGCCTCCATGCAGGGCGGATTGTCACAGGACCTCGCACAGTCAGCCATGTTTGCCGCACCGAACAGTGTGGCGAACCTCCAGACGACCACCTCGTCTCCTGTTCAACAGCCAGGGACTCTGTTTCAGTCTGCAGTCGCTAGTGGCCTCAGTCAGCCCAGCCAGCCTGAACCACCTGATCTCTTCATTTTTGGAATTCAGAATG AATGTGGTCAGCTGATGAACGGCCCAGGAAACACTCTTTCGGATCAGATTATAGCCATTAGCCAGTCTGGTCAGAACCAAAGAGAGAGTGAGGCCCGCAATCAGTCGCTGCTCAGTCAGTCGCTGTTGCAGTCAGTGACTGTTCAGAACAGTTTGAATGCCTCCCGGAACATGGAGAAGATTGATGACCTCCTCGTCAGCTGCCTGCAGGAGCCTGGCAGCAGCATGAGTCGTTCatattga